Proteins encoded by one window of Podarcis muralis chromosome 11, rPodMur119.hap1.1, whole genome shotgun sequence:
- the KIF2A gene encoding kinesin-like protein KIF2A isoform X1 — MATANFGKIQIGIYVEIKRSDGRIHEAMVTSLNEDNESVTVEWIENGDTKGKEIDLESIFSLNPDLAPEEDDPSPETPPPPTPSAKVNKIVKNRRTVVPAKVEAPTRDNRVVGSARARPTQLPEQSSSTQQNGSVSDISPVQAAKKEFGPPSRRKSNCVKEVEKLQEKREKRRLQQQELREKRAQEVDATNPNYEIMCMIRDFRGSLDYRPLTTADAIDEHRICVCVRKRPLNKKETVMKDLDVITIPSKDVVMVHEPKQKVDLTRYLENQTFRFDYAFDDSAPNEMVYRFTARPLVETIFERGMATCFAYGQTGSGKTHTMGGDFSGKNQDCSKGIYALAARDVFLMLKKPNYKKLELQVYATFFEIYSGKVFDLLNRKTKLRVLEDGKQQVQVVGLQEREVKCVEDVLKLIEIGNSCRTSGQTSANAHSSRSHAVFQIILRRKGKLHGKFSLIDLAGNERGADTSSADRQTRLEGAEINKSLLALKECIRALGRNKPHTPFRASKLTQVLRDSFIGENSRTCMIATISPGMASCENTLNTLRYANRVKEFGISPSDIPFSQGSGSRSDLSPSYEYDDFSPSITRVKELTVDPTAAGDIRPIVHHAPNQIDDLEAQWGVGSSPQRDDLKLLCEQNEEEVSPQLFTFHEAVSQMVEMEEQVVEDHRAVFQESIRWLEDEKALLEMTEEVDYDVDSYATQLEAILEQKIYILTELRDKVKSFRTALQEEEHASKQINPKRPRAL, encoded by the exons GTCGAATACATGAAGCTATGGTGACATCTTTAAATGAAGATAACGAAAGTGTTACTGTTGAGTGGATTGAAAATGGTGATACTAAAGGAAAAGAG ATTGACTTGGAGAGTATTTTTTCGCTTAACCCAGACCTTGCTCCTGAAGAAGATGATCCCAGCCCAGAGACCCCACCACCTCCAACACCTTCCGCTAAAGTGAACAAAATTGTGAAG AATCGAAGGACAGTGGTACCTGCTAAAGTTGAAGCTCCTACTAGAGACAACAGAG tggtTGGTTCTGCACGTGCGCGGCCTACTCAGCTTCCTGAACAGTCTTCCTCTACACAACAGAATGGTAGTGTTTCAGATATATCTCCAGTTCAAGCTGCAAAAAAGGAATTTGGACCCCCTT CACGTAGAAAATCAAATTGTGTGAAAGAAGTTGAAAAGTTGCAGGAAAAACGTGAGAAACGAAGATTACAACAGCAGGAACTTAGAGAGAAACGCGCTCag gaAGTTGATGCTACAAATCCAAATTATGAAATTATGTGTATGATCAGAGATTTCAGGGGGAGTCTGGATTATAGACCACTGACAACTGCAGACGCA ATTGATGAGCacaggatatgtgtgtgtgtaagaaaacgACCACTAAATAAAAAAG AAACTGTAATGAAAGATCTTGATGTAATAACAATCcctagcaaagatgttgtgatgGTACATGAACCCAAACAAAAGGTAGATTTAACACGGTACTTAGAAAACCAAACTTTCCGCTTTGACTATGCCTTTGATGACAGCGCTCCTAATGAAATGGTGTACAG GTTTACTGCAAGACCACTAGTAGAAACAATATTTGAAAGAGGGATGGCTACATGTTTTGCTTATGGACAAACAGGCAGTGGAAAGACCCAT ACAATGGGTGGTGATTTTTCGGGAAAGAACCAAGACTGTTCAAAAGGAATTTATGCACTAGCAG CTAGAGATGTCTTTTTAATGTTGAAGAAACCAAACTATAAGAAACTAGAACTTCAAGTATATGCAACATTTTTTGAAATTTATAGTGGAAAG GTTTTTGACTTATTGAACAGGAAGACGAAATTGAGAGTTTTAGAAGATGGCAAACAGCAAGTCCAGGTGGTGGGATTACAGGAGCGAGAGGTTAAATGTGTTGAAGATGTACTCAAGCTTATTGAAATAGGCAACAGTTGCag AACATCTGGTCAGACATCTGCAAATGCACACTCATCTCGAAGCCATGCAGTGTTTCAGATCATCCTCAGGAGAAAAGGGAAGCTGCATGGCAAATTTTCATTGATTGACTTGGCTGGAAACGAAAGAGGAGCTGACACTTCCAGTGCCGATAGGCAAACACGACTGGAAGGTGCTGAAATTAACAAGAGCCTTTTAGCacttaag GAGTGCATCAGAGCCTTAGGCCGAAATAAGCCTCATACTCCATTCAGAGCGAGTAAACTTACTCAGGTCCTAAGAGATTCATTCATAGGAGAAAACTCTCGCACCTGTATG ATTGCTACTATTTCTCCAGGGATGGCATCTTGTGAAAATACTCTAAACACACTAAGATATGCGAACAG AGTAAAGGAATTTGGAATTAGTCCTTCGGACATTCCCTTCTCACAGGGTAGTGGCAGTCGCTCTGATCTCTCTCCTTCCTATGAGTATGACGACTTTTCTCCTTCGATCACCAG AGTAAAGGAACTGACAGTTGATCCCACTGCTGCTGGTGATATCCGTCCAATCGTTCATCATGCTCCAAATCAGATTGATGACTTGGAGGCACAGTGGGGTGTTGGTAGTTCACCTCAGAGAGATGATCTCAAACTACTTTGTGAACAAAAT gaggaaGAAGTATCGCCACAGTTGTTTACTTTCCATGAAGCTGTATCACAGATGGTGGAAATGGAAGAGCAAGTTGTAGAAGACCACAGAGCTGTCTTCCAG GAATCTATTAGGTGGCTAGAAGATGAAAAAGCTCTCTTGGAAATGACAGAAGAAGTAGACTATGATGTGGATTCATATGCTACACAACTTGAAGCAATCCTAGAACAAAAAATTTACATTTTGACTGAGCTTCGGG ATAAAGTGAAATCCTTCCGCACAGCGCTACAGGAGGAGGAGCACGCCAGTAAACAGATCAATCCGAAGAGACCACGTGCCCTTTGA
- the KIF2A gene encoding kinesin-like protein KIF2A isoform X2, with translation MATANFGKIQIGIYVEIKRSDGRIHEAMVTSLNEDNESVTVEWIENGDTKGKEIDLESIFSLNPDLAPEEDDPSPETPPPPTPSAKVNKIVKNRRTVVPAKVEAPTRDNRVVGSARARPTQLPEQSSSTQQNARRKSNCVKEVEKLQEKREKRRLQQQELREKRAQEVDATNPNYEIMCMIRDFRGSLDYRPLTTADAIDEHRICVCVRKRPLNKKETVMKDLDVITIPSKDVVMVHEPKQKVDLTRYLENQTFRFDYAFDDSAPNEMVYRFTARPLVETIFERGMATCFAYGQTGSGKTHTMGGDFSGKNQDCSKGIYALAARDVFLMLKKPNYKKLELQVYATFFEIYSGKVFDLLNRKTKLRVLEDGKQQVQVVGLQEREVKCVEDVLKLIEIGNSCRTSGQTSANAHSSRSHAVFQIILRRKGKLHGKFSLIDLAGNERGADTSSADRQTRLEGAEINKSLLALKECIRALGRNKPHTPFRASKLTQVLRDSFIGENSRTCMIATISPGMASCENTLNTLRYANRVKEFGISPSDIPFSQGSGSRSDLSPSYEYDDFSPSITRVKELTVDPTAAGDIRPIVHHAPNQIDDLEAQWGVGSSPQRDDLKLLCEQNEEEVSPQLFTFHEAVSQMVEMEEQVVEDHRAVFQESIRWLEDEKALLEMTEEVDYDVDSYATQLEAILEQKIYILTELRDKVKSFRTALQEEEHASKQINPKRPRAL, from the exons GTCGAATACATGAAGCTATGGTGACATCTTTAAATGAAGATAACGAAAGTGTTACTGTTGAGTGGATTGAAAATGGTGATACTAAAGGAAAAGAG ATTGACTTGGAGAGTATTTTTTCGCTTAACCCAGACCTTGCTCCTGAAGAAGATGATCCCAGCCCAGAGACCCCACCACCTCCAACACCTTCCGCTAAAGTGAACAAAATTGTGAAG AATCGAAGGACAGTGGTACCTGCTAAAGTTGAAGCTCCTACTAGAGACAACAGAG tggtTGGTTCTGCACGTGCGCGGCCTACTCAGCTTCCTGAACAGTCTTCCTCTACACAACAGAATG CACGTAGAAAATCAAATTGTGTGAAAGAAGTTGAAAAGTTGCAGGAAAAACGTGAGAAACGAAGATTACAACAGCAGGAACTTAGAGAGAAACGCGCTCag gaAGTTGATGCTACAAATCCAAATTATGAAATTATGTGTATGATCAGAGATTTCAGGGGGAGTCTGGATTATAGACCACTGACAACTGCAGACGCA ATTGATGAGCacaggatatgtgtgtgtgtaagaaaacgACCACTAAATAAAAAAG AAACTGTAATGAAAGATCTTGATGTAATAACAATCcctagcaaagatgttgtgatgGTACATGAACCCAAACAAAAGGTAGATTTAACACGGTACTTAGAAAACCAAACTTTCCGCTTTGACTATGCCTTTGATGACAGCGCTCCTAATGAAATGGTGTACAG GTTTACTGCAAGACCACTAGTAGAAACAATATTTGAAAGAGGGATGGCTACATGTTTTGCTTATGGACAAACAGGCAGTGGAAAGACCCAT ACAATGGGTGGTGATTTTTCGGGAAAGAACCAAGACTGTTCAAAAGGAATTTATGCACTAGCAG CTAGAGATGTCTTTTTAATGTTGAAGAAACCAAACTATAAGAAACTAGAACTTCAAGTATATGCAACATTTTTTGAAATTTATAGTGGAAAG GTTTTTGACTTATTGAACAGGAAGACGAAATTGAGAGTTTTAGAAGATGGCAAACAGCAAGTCCAGGTGGTGGGATTACAGGAGCGAGAGGTTAAATGTGTTGAAGATGTACTCAAGCTTATTGAAATAGGCAACAGTTGCag AACATCTGGTCAGACATCTGCAAATGCACACTCATCTCGAAGCCATGCAGTGTTTCAGATCATCCTCAGGAGAAAAGGGAAGCTGCATGGCAAATTTTCATTGATTGACTTGGCTGGAAACGAAAGAGGAGCTGACACTTCCAGTGCCGATAGGCAAACACGACTGGAAGGTGCTGAAATTAACAAGAGCCTTTTAGCacttaag GAGTGCATCAGAGCCTTAGGCCGAAATAAGCCTCATACTCCATTCAGAGCGAGTAAACTTACTCAGGTCCTAAGAGATTCATTCATAGGAGAAAACTCTCGCACCTGTATG ATTGCTACTATTTCTCCAGGGATGGCATCTTGTGAAAATACTCTAAACACACTAAGATATGCGAACAG AGTAAAGGAATTTGGAATTAGTCCTTCGGACATTCCCTTCTCACAGGGTAGTGGCAGTCGCTCTGATCTCTCTCCTTCCTATGAGTATGACGACTTTTCTCCTTCGATCACCAG AGTAAAGGAACTGACAGTTGATCCCACTGCTGCTGGTGATATCCGTCCAATCGTTCATCATGCTCCAAATCAGATTGATGACTTGGAGGCACAGTGGGGTGTTGGTAGTTCACCTCAGAGAGATGATCTCAAACTACTTTGTGAACAAAAT gaggaaGAAGTATCGCCACAGTTGTTTACTTTCCATGAAGCTGTATCACAGATGGTGGAAATGGAAGAGCAAGTTGTAGAAGACCACAGAGCTGTCTTCCAG GAATCTATTAGGTGGCTAGAAGATGAAAAAGCTCTCTTGGAAATGACAGAAGAAGTAGACTATGATGTGGATTCATATGCTACACAACTTGAAGCAATCCTAGAACAAAAAATTTACATTTTGACTGAGCTTCGGG ATAAAGTGAAATCCTTCCGCACAGCGCTACAGGAGGAGGAGCACGCCAGTAAACAGATCAATCCGAAGAGACCACGTGCCCTTTGA
- the KIF2A gene encoding kinesin-like protein KIF2A isoform X4, translating into MATANFGKIQIGIYVEIKRSDGRIHEAMVTSLNEDNESVTVEWIENGDTKGKEIDLESIFSLNPDLAPEEDDPSPETPPPPTPSAKVNKIVKNRRTVVPAKVEAPTRDNRVVGSARARPTQLPEQSSSTQQNARRKSNCVKEVEKLQEKREKRRLQQQELREKRAQEVDATNPNYEIMCMIRDFRGSLDYRPLTTADAIDEHRICVCVRKRPLNKKETVMKDLDVITIPSKDVVMVHEPKQKVDLTRYLENQTFRFDYAFDDSAPNEMVYRFTARPLVETIFERGMATCFAYGQTGSGKTHTMGGDFSGKNQDCSKGIYALAARDVFLMLKKPNYKKLELQVYATFFEIYSGKVFDLLNRKTKLRVLEDGKQQVQVVGLQEREVKCVEDVLKLIEIGNSCRTSGQTSANAHSSRSHAVFQIILRRKGKLHGKFSLIDLAGNERGADTSSADRQTRLEGAEINKSLLALKECIRALGRNKPHTPFRASKLTQVLRDSFIGENSRTCMIATISPGMASCENTLNTLRYANRVKELTVDPTAAGDIRPIVHHAPNQIDDLEAQWGVGSSPQRDDLKLLCEQNEEEVSPQLFTFHEAVSQMVEMEEQVVEDHRAVFQESIRWLEDEKALLEMTEEVDYDVDSYATQLEAILEQKIYILTELRDKVKSFRTALQEEEHASKQINPKRPRAL; encoded by the exons GTCGAATACATGAAGCTATGGTGACATCTTTAAATGAAGATAACGAAAGTGTTACTGTTGAGTGGATTGAAAATGGTGATACTAAAGGAAAAGAG ATTGACTTGGAGAGTATTTTTTCGCTTAACCCAGACCTTGCTCCTGAAGAAGATGATCCCAGCCCAGAGACCCCACCACCTCCAACACCTTCCGCTAAAGTGAACAAAATTGTGAAG AATCGAAGGACAGTGGTACCTGCTAAAGTTGAAGCTCCTACTAGAGACAACAGAG tggtTGGTTCTGCACGTGCGCGGCCTACTCAGCTTCCTGAACAGTCTTCCTCTACACAACAGAATG CACGTAGAAAATCAAATTGTGTGAAAGAAGTTGAAAAGTTGCAGGAAAAACGTGAGAAACGAAGATTACAACAGCAGGAACTTAGAGAGAAACGCGCTCag gaAGTTGATGCTACAAATCCAAATTATGAAATTATGTGTATGATCAGAGATTTCAGGGGGAGTCTGGATTATAGACCACTGACAACTGCAGACGCA ATTGATGAGCacaggatatgtgtgtgtgtaagaaaacgACCACTAAATAAAAAAG AAACTGTAATGAAAGATCTTGATGTAATAACAATCcctagcaaagatgttgtgatgGTACATGAACCCAAACAAAAGGTAGATTTAACACGGTACTTAGAAAACCAAACTTTCCGCTTTGACTATGCCTTTGATGACAGCGCTCCTAATGAAATGGTGTACAG GTTTACTGCAAGACCACTAGTAGAAACAATATTTGAAAGAGGGATGGCTACATGTTTTGCTTATGGACAAACAGGCAGTGGAAAGACCCAT ACAATGGGTGGTGATTTTTCGGGAAAGAACCAAGACTGTTCAAAAGGAATTTATGCACTAGCAG CTAGAGATGTCTTTTTAATGTTGAAGAAACCAAACTATAAGAAACTAGAACTTCAAGTATATGCAACATTTTTTGAAATTTATAGTGGAAAG GTTTTTGACTTATTGAACAGGAAGACGAAATTGAGAGTTTTAGAAGATGGCAAACAGCAAGTCCAGGTGGTGGGATTACAGGAGCGAGAGGTTAAATGTGTTGAAGATGTACTCAAGCTTATTGAAATAGGCAACAGTTGCag AACATCTGGTCAGACATCTGCAAATGCACACTCATCTCGAAGCCATGCAGTGTTTCAGATCATCCTCAGGAGAAAAGGGAAGCTGCATGGCAAATTTTCATTGATTGACTTGGCTGGAAACGAAAGAGGAGCTGACACTTCCAGTGCCGATAGGCAAACACGACTGGAAGGTGCTGAAATTAACAAGAGCCTTTTAGCacttaag GAGTGCATCAGAGCCTTAGGCCGAAATAAGCCTCATACTCCATTCAGAGCGAGTAAACTTACTCAGGTCCTAAGAGATTCATTCATAGGAGAAAACTCTCGCACCTGTATG ATTGCTACTATTTCTCCAGGGATGGCATCTTGTGAAAATACTCTAAACACACTAAGATATGCGAACAG AGTAAAGGAACTGACAGTTGATCCCACTGCTGCTGGTGATATCCGTCCAATCGTTCATCATGCTCCAAATCAGATTGATGACTTGGAGGCACAGTGGGGTGTTGGTAGTTCACCTCAGAGAGATGATCTCAAACTACTTTGTGAACAAAAT gaggaaGAAGTATCGCCACAGTTGTTTACTTTCCATGAAGCTGTATCACAGATGGTGGAAATGGAAGAGCAAGTTGTAGAAGACCACAGAGCTGTCTTCCAG GAATCTATTAGGTGGCTAGAAGATGAAAAAGCTCTCTTGGAAATGACAGAAGAAGTAGACTATGATGTGGATTCATATGCTACACAACTTGAAGCAATCCTAGAACAAAAAATTTACATTTTGACTGAGCTTCGGG ATAAAGTGAAATCCTTCCGCACAGCGCTACAGGAGGAGGAGCACGCCAGTAAACAGATCAATCCGAAGAGACCACGTGCCCTTTGA
- the KIF2A gene encoding kinesin-like protein KIF2A isoform X3, translating to MATANFGKIQIGIYVEIKRSDGRIHEAMVTSLNEDNESVTVEWIENGDTKGKEIDLESIFSLNPDLAPEEDDPSPETPPPPTPSAKVNKIVKNRRTVVPAKVEAPTRDNRVVGSARARPTQLPEQSSSTQQNGSVSDISPVQAAKKEFGPPSRRKSNCVKEVEKLQEKREKRRLQQQELREKRAQEVDATNPNYEIMCMIRDFRGSLDYRPLTTADAIDEHRICVCVRKRPLNKKETVMKDLDVITIPSKDVVMVHEPKQKVDLTRYLENQTFRFDYAFDDSAPNEMVYRFTARPLVETIFERGMATCFAYGQTGSGKTHTMGGDFSGKNQDCSKGIYALAARDVFLMLKKPNYKKLELQVYATFFEIYSGKVFDLLNRKTKLRVLEDGKQQVQVVGLQEREVKCVEDVLKLIEIGNSCRTSGQTSANAHSSRSHAVFQIILRRKGKLHGKFSLIDLAGNERGADTSSADRQTRLEGAEINKSLLALKECIRALGRNKPHTPFRASKLTQVLRDSFIGENSRTCMIATISPGMASCENTLNTLRYANRVKELTVDPTAAGDIRPIVHHAPNQIDDLEAQWGVGSSPQRDDLKLLCEQNEEEVSPQLFTFHEAVSQMVEMEEQVVEDHRAVFQESIRWLEDEKALLEMTEEVDYDVDSYATQLEAILEQKIYILTELRDKVKSFRTALQEEEHASKQINPKRPRAL from the exons GTCGAATACATGAAGCTATGGTGACATCTTTAAATGAAGATAACGAAAGTGTTACTGTTGAGTGGATTGAAAATGGTGATACTAAAGGAAAAGAG ATTGACTTGGAGAGTATTTTTTCGCTTAACCCAGACCTTGCTCCTGAAGAAGATGATCCCAGCCCAGAGACCCCACCACCTCCAACACCTTCCGCTAAAGTGAACAAAATTGTGAAG AATCGAAGGACAGTGGTACCTGCTAAAGTTGAAGCTCCTACTAGAGACAACAGAG tggtTGGTTCTGCACGTGCGCGGCCTACTCAGCTTCCTGAACAGTCTTCCTCTACACAACAGAATGGTAGTGTTTCAGATATATCTCCAGTTCAAGCTGCAAAAAAGGAATTTGGACCCCCTT CACGTAGAAAATCAAATTGTGTGAAAGAAGTTGAAAAGTTGCAGGAAAAACGTGAGAAACGAAGATTACAACAGCAGGAACTTAGAGAGAAACGCGCTCag gaAGTTGATGCTACAAATCCAAATTATGAAATTATGTGTATGATCAGAGATTTCAGGGGGAGTCTGGATTATAGACCACTGACAACTGCAGACGCA ATTGATGAGCacaggatatgtgtgtgtgtaagaaaacgACCACTAAATAAAAAAG AAACTGTAATGAAAGATCTTGATGTAATAACAATCcctagcaaagatgttgtgatgGTACATGAACCCAAACAAAAGGTAGATTTAACACGGTACTTAGAAAACCAAACTTTCCGCTTTGACTATGCCTTTGATGACAGCGCTCCTAATGAAATGGTGTACAG GTTTACTGCAAGACCACTAGTAGAAACAATATTTGAAAGAGGGATGGCTACATGTTTTGCTTATGGACAAACAGGCAGTGGAAAGACCCAT ACAATGGGTGGTGATTTTTCGGGAAAGAACCAAGACTGTTCAAAAGGAATTTATGCACTAGCAG CTAGAGATGTCTTTTTAATGTTGAAGAAACCAAACTATAAGAAACTAGAACTTCAAGTATATGCAACATTTTTTGAAATTTATAGTGGAAAG GTTTTTGACTTATTGAACAGGAAGACGAAATTGAGAGTTTTAGAAGATGGCAAACAGCAAGTCCAGGTGGTGGGATTACAGGAGCGAGAGGTTAAATGTGTTGAAGATGTACTCAAGCTTATTGAAATAGGCAACAGTTGCag AACATCTGGTCAGACATCTGCAAATGCACACTCATCTCGAAGCCATGCAGTGTTTCAGATCATCCTCAGGAGAAAAGGGAAGCTGCATGGCAAATTTTCATTGATTGACTTGGCTGGAAACGAAAGAGGAGCTGACACTTCCAGTGCCGATAGGCAAACACGACTGGAAGGTGCTGAAATTAACAAGAGCCTTTTAGCacttaag GAGTGCATCAGAGCCTTAGGCCGAAATAAGCCTCATACTCCATTCAGAGCGAGTAAACTTACTCAGGTCCTAAGAGATTCATTCATAGGAGAAAACTCTCGCACCTGTATG ATTGCTACTATTTCTCCAGGGATGGCATCTTGTGAAAATACTCTAAACACACTAAGATATGCGAACAG AGTAAAGGAACTGACAGTTGATCCCACTGCTGCTGGTGATATCCGTCCAATCGTTCATCATGCTCCAAATCAGATTGATGACTTGGAGGCACAGTGGGGTGTTGGTAGTTCACCTCAGAGAGATGATCTCAAACTACTTTGTGAACAAAAT gaggaaGAAGTATCGCCACAGTTGTTTACTTTCCATGAAGCTGTATCACAGATGGTGGAAATGGAAGAGCAAGTTGTAGAAGACCACAGAGCTGTCTTCCAG GAATCTATTAGGTGGCTAGAAGATGAAAAAGCTCTCTTGGAAATGACAGAAGAAGTAGACTATGATGTGGATTCATATGCTACACAACTTGAAGCAATCCTAGAACAAAAAATTTACATTTTGACTGAGCTTCGGG ATAAAGTGAAATCCTTCCGCACAGCGCTACAGGAGGAGGAGCACGCCAGTAAACAGATCAATCCGAAGAGACCACGTGCCCTTTGA